The following are encoded in a window of Carya illinoinensis cultivar Pawnee chromosome 15, C.illinoinensisPawnee_v1, whole genome shotgun sequence genomic DNA:
- the LOC122297313 gene encoding pathogenesis-related thaumatin-like protein 3.5: protein MMAISSKLFHLLLLSSLGTLASATVFTVLNQCPYTVWPGFLSGNGLNLGDGGFSLAPSKSVQLTSPTGWSGRIWGRTGCHFDASGNGKCLTGDCGSLKCSLSGQTPATLAEFTIASSPSGMDFYDVSLVDGYNVGISVKATGGTGDCQYAGCVADLNRHCPPELQVVSDSGSVVACKSACAAFNTDEFCCTGGHSSPQTCSPTRYSEIFKNSCPTAYSYAYDDASSIRTCSGSDYLLTFCPTNS from the exons ATGATGGCGATAAGCTCAAAGCTTTTCCATCTTCTCCTTCTATCCTCATTGG GTACTTTGGCTTCAGCTACAGTTTTTACAGTCCTGAATCAATGCCCATACACAGTGTGGCCCGGATTTCTTTCCGGGAATGGGCTCAACCTCGGGGACGGCGGGTTTTCCCTGGCACCTAGCAAATCAGTGCAGCTCACGTCCCCAACTGGCTGGTCCGGGAGGATCTGGGGCCGAACCGGGTGCCACTTCGATGCCTCCGGCAATGGAAAATGCCTCACTGGCGACTGCGGCTCGCTGAAGTGCTCCCTCAGTGGCCAGACACCCGCCACGTTAGCCGAATTTACCATCGCGTCGAGTCCCTCCGGCATGGATTTCTACGACGTCAGCTTGGTCGACGGGTACAACGTCGGCATCAGCGTCAAGGCGACCGGGGGAACTGGTGATTGTCAGTACGCAGGATGTGTCGCCGATTTGAACAGGCACTGCCCTCCCGAGTTGCAGGTGGTCTCCGATTCAGGCTCGGTTGTGGCGTGCAAGAGTGCGTGCGCCGCTTTCAACACGGACGAGTTCTGTTGCACCGGAGGACACTCGTCTCCGCAGACTTGCTCGCCGACGCGGTACTCGGAGATATTCAAGAATTCTTGTCCGACCGCATACAGTTACGCTTACGATGATGCTTCAAGCATTCGCACTTGTTCCGGGTCGGATTACTTGCTCACGTTTTGCCCGACAAATAGCTAG
- the LOC122297483 gene encoding probable 1-acyl-sn-glycerol-3-phosphate acyltransferase 4 has protein sequence METCKPLKSDNNRLKHRPLTPIRVIRGLLCLVVFLSTAFMFLVYFAPVSAVMLRLFSLHYSRKASSFLFGLWLALWPFLFEKINGTKVVFSGDMVPEGERVLLIANHRTEVDWMYLWDLALRKGCLGHMKYILKSSLMKLPVLGWGFHILEFIAVERKWEIDESVLCNMLSTFKNPQDPLWLVLFPEGTNLTEEKCKKSRKFAAEAKLPMMFNVLLPKTKGFCFCLEALRGSLNAVYDVSIAYKHQCPSFMDNVFGVDPSEVHIHVLRIPIDEIPASDKGAAAWLTNRFQLKDQLLSYFKDQGHFPNQGTEEELSTLKCSINFTVVIFFTMIFAYLTFSSSIWFKMYVGFACVYLSSATYFNIQPLPILGFVQAMFYCNNHKSV, from the exons ATGGAAACTTGCAAGCCGCTCAAATCTGATAATAATAGATTAAAGCACCGCCCTTTGACTCCTATTCGGGTTATAAGGGGTCTTCTATGTCTAGTGGTGTTTCTTTCCACCGCCTTCATGTTTTTGGTGTATTTTGCTCCTGTGAGTGCTGTCATGTTACGGCTTTTCAGCCTGCACTACAGTAGGAAAGCATCATCCTTCCTCTTTGGCCTGTGGCTGGCTCTGTGGCCTTTTctgtttgaaaaaataaacgGGACCAAAGTGGTTTTTTCTGGAGATATGGTTCCAGAAGGGGAGCGTGTTTTGCTTATTGCCAATCACAGAACTGAGGTTGACTGGATGTACTTGTGGGATCTTGCATTGAGGAAAGGGTGTCTGGGCCACATGAAATATATTCTTAAAAGCAGCTTGATGAAACTGCCTGTCTTAGGTTGGGGATTTCACATCTTGGAGTTCATTGCTGTGGAGAGGAAGTGGGAAATTGATGAATCAGTTTTGTGCAATATGCTTTCCACATTTAAGAATCCTCAGGATCCATTATGGCTCGTTCTGTTTCCTGAAGGAACTAATTTGAC TGAAGAGAAATGCAAGAAGAGTCGAAAATTTGCAGCTGAAGCTAAACTGCCAATGATGTTCAATGTCTTGCTCCCAAAAACAAAGGGCTTCTGCTTTTGCTTGGAAGCACTGCGGGGCTCCTTGAATGCAG TTTATGATGTGAGCATCGCATACAAGCACCAATGCCCTTCCTTTATGGACAATGTGTTTGGCGTGGATCCTTCagaagttcacattcatgttctGCGTATCCCAATTGATGAGATTCCAGCATCTGATAAGGGGGCTGCAGCATGGTTAACGAATAGGTTCCAGCTCAAGGACCAATTGCTCTCATATTTTAAGGATCAAGGCCATTTCCCCAACCAAGGAACAGAAGAAGAACTTTCTACATTGAAGTGCTCGATAAATTTTACAGTAGTGATTTTTTTTACTATGATATTTGCTTATCTTACCTTTTCTTCATCCATTTGGTTCAAAATGTACGTAGGTTTTGCGTGTGTATATCTTAGTTCTGCTACATACTTCAACATTCAACCTTTACCCATTTTAGGCTTTGTTCAAGCAATGTTTTATTGCAATAATCACAAGAGTGTATag
- the LOC122295698 gene encoding pathogenesis-related protein 5-like, translating into MAIPSSKPFHLLLLFSLGTMASATIFTLQNQCTYTVWPGTLSGNGPVLGDGGFSLAPGNSVQLTAQPGWSGRFWARTGCNFDSSGNGKCITGDCGSLKCVGGGQPPVTLAEFTIALGSTEKDFYDVSLVDGYNVGMGVKATGGSGDCQYAGCVADLNGKCPSQLQVVSDSGSVVACKSACAAFNTPEFCCTGDHSTPQTCPPTQYSEMFKNACPTAYSYAYDDASSTCTCSGSNYLITFCPTPSRSLF; encoded by the exons ATGGCGATACCGAGCTCAAAGCCTTTCCATCTTCTCCTTTTATTCTCGTTAG GTACTATGGCTTCAGCTACCATATTTACCCTCCAGAATCAATGCACTTACACGGTGTGGCCTGGAACTCTCTCAGGAAACGGGCCGGTTCTCGGGGACGGCGGCTTTTCCTTGGCTCCTGGCAACTCCGTTCAGCTCACGGCTCAACCCGGCTGGTCCGGTAGGTTCTGGGCTCGAACAGGGTGCAACTTCGATTCATCCGGCAACGGTAAATGCATCACCGGTGATTGCGGCTCGCTGAAATGCGTcggtggtggacagccacccgTTACGTTAGCCGAGTTCACCATCGCGTTGGGTTCCACCGAGAAGGACTTCTACGACGTCAGCCTCGTCGACGGCTACAACGTCGGCATGGGAGTCAAGGCGACCGGCGGAAGCGGCGACTGTCAGTACGCCGGCTGCGTCGCTGACTTGAACGGTAAATGCCCGTCGCAGTTGCAGGTGGTAAGCGATTCAGGCTCGGTGGTGGCCTGCAAGAGCGCGTGCGCGGCATTTAACACGCCAGAATTTTGCTGCACGGGGGACCACTCGACGCCACAGACTTGCCCGCCGACACAATACTCGGAAATGTTCAAGAATGCCTGTCCGACCGCGTATAGTTATGCGTACGATGATGCTTCTAGCACTTGCACTTGTTCTGGGTCGAATTACTTGATCACGTTTTGCCCGACTCCTTCACgatcattattttaa